A window of the Streptomyces sp. JB150 genome harbors these coding sequences:
- a CDS encoding membrane-associated oxidoreductase, which produces MEIDDLTPAELRVWRAFARGERVDFRTRDGEDAADGASWGPERTLRASVLKALLLRAPQEDGEIAAMKVSGARITGPLDLTHALLDSHPVRLSHCHFTDRPELYGIQLRRLSLHGSVLPGLGLGSARVDGTLRLSGCRIFGPVQLAGTQISGALFLEDAELSAPDGAGPALKLNQAVISDDLWAPRLRARGEIRLNGASVTGSVDFREARLDRDPDRDIVIDAQTLTVEGDFLLREAQVRGWVGLRGARIAGRLDLSYARLSNPADAALRATSATIGELWLRRGPAMEGTLNLRRAQVEVLFVEPEMLPRRVLISGLGYTSLTPHEPAERRLPMLERDGDGYVPHAYEQLTAAYRRIGDDHAARLVQLAKQRRHRSTLPWYGRLWGHVQDAAVGYGFRPMRAFGWLLSLLAVGSVAYALEPPPPLKPGEAPDFNPVFYTLDLLLPVISFGQEAAFAPEGRHQALSYVLVLTGWILATAVVAGVSRTFNRL; this is translated from the coding sequence ATGGAGATCGACGATCTGACACCGGCCGAACTGCGCGTCTGGCGGGCCTTCGCCCGCGGTGAGCGGGTCGACTTCCGCACCCGCGACGGCGAGGACGCCGCGGACGGCGCCTCCTGGGGTCCCGAACGCACCCTGCGCGCCTCGGTGCTGAAGGCCCTGCTGCTGCGCGCGCCGCAGGAGGACGGCGAGATCGCGGCCATGAAGGTCAGCGGCGCCCGGATCACCGGCCCGCTCGACCTCACCCACGCCCTCCTCGACTCCCACCCGGTCCGCCTCAGCCACTGCCACTTCACCGACCGGCCCGAGCTGTACGGCATCCAGCTGCGCCGGCTCAGCCTGCACGGCTCCGTCCTCCCCGGCCTCGGCCTCGGCAGCGCCCGCGTCGACGGCACCCTGCGGCTGAGCGGCTGCCGGATCTTCGGGCCGGTGCAGCTCGCGGGCACCCAGATATCCGGCGCGCTCTTCCTGGAGGACGCCGAGCTGAGCGCGCCGGACGGGGCGGGGCCGGCGCTCAAGCTCAACCAGGCGGTGATCAGTGACGATCTGTGGGCGCCCCGGCTGCGCGCCCGCGGCGAGATACGGCTGAACGGCGCCTCGGTCACCGGCTCGGTCGACTTCAGGGAGGCCCGGCTCGACCGGGACCCGGACCGGGACATCGTCATCGACGCCCAGACCCTCACCGTGGAGGGGGACTTCCTGCTGCGGGAGGCCCAGGTGCGCGGCTGGGTCGGACTGCGCGGCGCGCGGATCGCGGGCCGCCTGGACCTGTCGTACGCCCGGCTGTCCAACCCCGCCGACGCGGCGCTGCGGGCGACCAGCGCCACCATCGGGGAGCTGTGGCTGCGCCGGGGACCGGCGATGGAGGGCACGCTGAACCTGCGCCGCGCCCAGGTCGAGGTGCTGTTCGTGGAGCCGGAGATGCTGCCGCGGCGGGTGCTGATCAGCGGCCTCGGCTACACCTCCCTCACCCCGCACGAGCCCGCCGAGCGGCGGCTGCCGATGCTGGAGCGGGACGGCGACGGCTATGTCCCGCACGCCTACGAGCAGTTGACCGCCGCCTACCGGCGGATCGGCGACGATCACGCGGCCCGGCTGGTCCAGCTCGCCAAACAGCGCCGGCACCGCTCCACCCTCCCCTGGTACGGCCGGCTGTGGGGCCATGTCCAGGACGCCGCCGTCGGCTACGGCTTCCGGCCGATGCGGGCCTTCGGCTGGCTGCTGTCCCTGCTCGCCGTCGGCTCGGTCGCCTACGCGCTGGAGCCTCCGCCGCCGCTGAAGCCGGGCGAGGCGCCGGACTTCAACCCGGTGTTCTACACCCTCGACCTGCTGCTGCCGGTGATCTCCTTCGGGCAGGAGGCCGCGTTCGCGCCCGAGGGTCGGCACCAGGCGCTGTCGTACGTCCTGGTCCTCACCGGCTGGATCCTGGCGACGGCCGTGGTCGCCGGTGTGTCGCGGACCTTCAACCGGCTCTGA
- the tal gene encoding transaldolase, with protein sequence MITVTEATASAGALKRLSEQGVSIWLDDLSRGRIASGNLAELVETSHVVGVTTNPSIFQAAIGSGAGYEEQLAELAVRGVTVDEAVRMMTTADVRAAADVLEPVYRATGGRDGRVSIEVDPRLAHHTEATVAEAKQLAWLVDRPNVMIKIPATRAGLPAITEVVAQGISVNVTLIFSLERYREVMDAYLAGLEKAQRAGRDLSTIHSVASFFVSRVDSEIDKRLTVLGTEEALALKGRAALANARLAYAAYEEVFGGGRWLALAGAKANKQRPLWASTGVKDPAYKDTLYVDELVAPGTVNTMPEATLDAVRDHGEITGDTVTGGYAQARADLAAVERLGISYDEVVQQLEDEGVAKFETAWQDLLDAVTKSLLSKGADA encoded by the coding sequence ATGATCACAGTGACCGAAGCAACCGCGAGTGCGGGAGCCCTCAAGCGCCTGTCCGAGCAGGGCGTGTCGATCTGGCTGGACGACCTGTCCCGCGGCCGGATCGCGTCCGGCAACCTCGCCGAACTCGTCGAGACCAGCCATGTGGTGGGCGTGACCACCAACCCGTCCATCTTCCAGGCCGCCATCGGCTCCGGCGCCGGGTACGAGGAGCAGCTGGCCGAGCTGGCCGTGCGGGGGGTGACGGTCGACGAGGCCGTGCGGATGATGACGACCGCCGACGTACGGGCCGCCGCCGACGTCCTGGAGCCCGTGTACCGGGCCACCGGCGGCCGGGACGGGCGGGTCTCCATCGAGGTCGACCCGCGCCTGGCCCACCACACCGAGGCGACCGTCGCCGAGGCCAAGCAGCTGGCCTGGCTGGTGGACCGCCCCAACGTGATGATCAAGATCCCGGCGACGAGGGCCGGTCTGCCCGCGATCACCGAGGTCGTCGCCCAGGGCATCAGCGTCAACGTCACGCTGATCTTCTCGCTGGAGCGCTACCGGGAGGTCATGGACGCCTACCTCGCGGGCCTGGAGAAGGCGCAGCGGGCGGGCCGCGACCTGAGCACCATCCACTCCGTGGCCTCCTTCTTCGTCTCCCGCGTCGACAGCGAGATCGACAAGCGGCTGACCGTCCTCGGCACCGAGGAGGCGCTCGCCCTGAAGGGCCGGGCGGCGCTCGCCAACGCGCGGCTGGCCTACGCGGCGTACGAGGAGGTCTTCGGCGGCGGCCGCTGGCTGGCCCTGGCCGGCGCGAAGGCCAACAAGCAGCGCCCGCTGTGGGCGTCGACCGGGGTGAAGGACCCGGCGTACAAGGACACGCTGTACGTCGACGAACTGGTCGCCCCCGGCACGGTCAACACCATGCCCGAGGCCACCCTGGACGCGGTCCGCGACCACGGCGAGATCACCGGCGACACGGTCACCGGTGGCTACGCCCAGGCCCGCGCCGACCTCGCAGCCGTGGAGCGGCTGGGCATCTCCTACGACGAGGTCGTCCAGCAGCTGGAGGACGAGGGAGTCGCCAAGTTCGAGACCGCGTGGCAGGACCTGCTGGACGCGGTGACGAAGTCCCTGCTGAGCAAGGGAGCTGACGCGTAA
- a CDS encoding AraC family transcriptional regulator, with translation MADRTRHDGDDDGIRTFAFPADRSISGVGMQVGPMGTGHTWHSEAPRGRVHRIDFHVVMVFAAGPVRHMIDFTEYEATAGDVLWIRPGQVHRFTTTSEYRGTVLTMQPGFLPRATVEATGLYRYDLPPLLHPDPPRLAALEASLAQLRREYEDTATLPLGLHTAVLRHSLTAFLLRLAHLAAGSVEPPPQHTDTTFTLFRDAVEAGFATNHSVSAYADALGYSRRTLVRAVRAATGETPKAFIDKRVVLEAKRLLAHTDLPIGRVGAAVGFPDAANFSKFFHQHTDMTPAAFRAELR, from the coding sequence ATGGCGGACAGAACCCGGCACGACGGCGACGACGACGGCATCAGGACCTTCGCCTTCCCCGCCGACCGCAGCATCAGCGGCGTCGGCATGCAGGTCGGCCCGATGGGCACCGGCCACACCTGGCACTCCGAGGCGCCGCGCGGCCGCGTCCACCGCATCGACTTCCACGTCGTGATGGTCTTCGCCGCCGGCCCCGTACGCCACATGATCGACTTCACCGAGTACGAGGCGACGGCCGGCGACGTGCTGTGGATCCGCCCGGGACAGGTGCACCGTTTCACGACCACGAGCGAGTACCGCGGAACCGTCCTCACCATGCAGCCCGGTTTCCTGCCCCGCGCCACCGTCGAGGCCACCGGCCTGTACCGCTACGACCTGCCGCCCCTGCTCCACCCCGACCCGCCGCGACTCGCCGCCCTGGAAGCCTCCCTCGCCCAGCTGCGCCGCGAGTACGAGGACACCGCCACCCTCCCCCTCGGCCTGCACACCGCCGTACTGCGCCACTCGCTCACCGCGTTCCTGCTGCGCCTCGCCCATCTCGCGGCCGGCTCCGTGGAGCCGCCCCCGCAGCACACCGACACCACGTTCACCCTCTTCCGGGACGCCGTCGAGGCGGGCTTCGCCACCAACCACAGCGTCAGCGCCTACGCCGACGCGCTCGGCTACTCCCGCCGCACCCTCGTCCGCGCGGTGCGCGCCGCGACCGGCGAGACGCCGAAGGCCTTCATCGACAAGCGCGTGGTGCTGGAGGCCAAGCGCCTGCTCGCCCACACCGACCTGCCCATCGGCCGGGTGGGCGCCGCGGTCGGCTTCCCCGACGCGGCCAACTTCTCCAAGTTCTTCCACCAGCACACGGACATGACGCCGGCGGCGTTCCGCGCGGAGCTGAGATGA
- the gnd gene encoding phosphogluconate dehydrogenase (NAD(+)-dependent, decarboxylating), protein MQLGLIGLGKMGGNMRERIRRAGHTVIGYDRNPELSDVNGLAELVERLDAPRTVWVMVPAGAPTQSVIDELADLLEPGDTVVDGGNSRWSDDEKHAAELGAKGIGFVDAGVSGGVWGLENGYALMVGGDKEHVDRIQPIFDALKPEGPYGYVHAGKVGAGHFAKMVHNGIEYAMMQAYAEGWELLEKVDSVTDVREVFRSWQEGTVIRSWLLDLAVNALDEDEHLEKLRGYAEDSGEGRWTVEAAIDNAVPLPAITASLFARFASRQDDSPQMKMIAALRNQFGGHAVESAKK, encoded by the coding sequence ATGCAACTCGGACTCATCGGCCTGGGCAAGATGGGCGGCAACATGCGCGAGCGGATCCGCCGCGCCGGCCACACCGTCATCGGCTACGACCGCAACCCCGAGCTGTCCGACGTGAACGGCCTCGCCGAACTCGTCGAGCGCCTGGACGCGCCCCGCACGGTGTGGGTGATGGTCCCGGCCGGCGCGCCCACCCAGTCCGTCATCGACGAGCTGGCGGACCTGCTGGAGCCCGGCGACACGGTCGTCGACGGCGGCAACTCCCGCTGGAGCGACGACGAGAAGCACGCCGCCGAGCTGGGCGCGAAGGGCATCGGCTTCGTCGACGCCGGTGTCTCCGGCGGCGTGTGGGGCCTGGAGAACGGCTACGCGCTGATGGTCGGCGGCGACAAGGAGCACGTGGACCGGATCCAGCCGATCTTCGACGCGCTGAAGCCGGAGGGGCCGTACGGCTATGTCCACGCGGGCAAGGTCGGCGCGGGCCACTTCGCGAAGATGGTCCACAACGGCATCGAGTACGCCATGATGCAGGCCTACGCCGAGGGCTGGGAGCTGCTGGAGAAGGTCGACTCGGTGACCGACGTCCGCGAGGTGTTCCGCTCCTGGCAGGAGGGCACGGTGATCCGGTCCTGGCTGCTGGACCTCGCGGTCAACGCCCTCGACGAGGACGAGCACCTGGAGAAGCTGCGCGGCTACGCGGAGGACTCCGGCGAGGGCCGCTGGACGGTGGAGGCCGCCATCGACAACGCGGTGCCGCTGCCCGCGATCACCGCCTCGCTGTTCGCGCGGTTCGCCTCGCGTCAGGACGACTCGCCGCAGATGAAGATGATCGCCGCGCTGCGCAACCAGTTCGGCGGGCACGCCGTCGAGTCGGCGAAGAAGTAG
- the pgi gene encoding glucose-6-phosphate isomerase yields MSESTRLTRRPEWTALEDHRAAWQAHLRELFADDPDRAERYVVRVGDLRIDYSKHLITDETLALLRELAAATDVFGLRDAMFRGEKINTTERRAVLHTALRAPADAVVEVDGENVVPGVHAVLDRMAAFAERVRSGEWTGHTGKRIRNVVNIGIGGSDLGPAMAYDALRPYTARDLTVRFVSNVDGADLHEATRDLDPAETLFIVASKTFTTIETITNATSARDWLLNGPAGLGDEKAVARHFVALSTNADKVTGFGIDPDNMFEFWDWVGGRYSFDSAIGLSLMIAIGPDRFREMLDGFRTVDEHFRTAPPEANAPLILGLLGIWYNNFHDAQSHAVLPYSHYLSKFTAYLQQLDMESNGKYVDRDGREVDWQTGPVVWGTPGTNGQHAYYQLIHQGTKLIPADLIGFARPAAELSDDLKAQHDLLMANLFAQGQALAFGKTADEVRAEGVTEEQVAHRTFHGNHPTTTILAPALTPSVLGQLIALYEHKVFVQGAVWNIDSFDQWGVELGKVLAKRVEPALTEGADVPGLDPSTAALVAAYRDLKEEK; encoded by the coding sequence ATGTCCGAATCCACCCGGCTCACCCGGCGTCCCGAGTGGACGGCCCTGGAGGACCACCGCGCCGCCTGGCAGGCGCATCTGCGCGAGCTGTTCGCCGACGACCCGGACCGCGCCGAGCGGTACGTGGTGCGCGTCGGTGACCTGCGCATCGACTACTCCAAGCACCTGATCACCGACGAGACGCTGGCGCTGCTGCGCGAACTGGCCGCCGCCACCGATGTGTTCGGGCTGCGGGACGCGATGTTCCGCGGCGAGAAGATCAACACGACGGAGCGGCGGGCGGTGCTGCACACCGCGCTGCGCGCCCCGGCCGACGCGGTGGTCGAGGTCGACGGCGAGAACGTCGTGCCCGGTGTGCACGCCGTGCTCGACAGGATGGCCGCGTTCGCCGAGCGGGTCCGCTCGGGCGAGTGGACGGGTCACACGGGCAAGCGGATCCGCAACGTCGTCAACATCGGCATCGGCGGCTCCGACCTCGGGCCCGCGATGGCCTACGACGCGCTGCGGCCGTACACCGCCCGTGACCTGACGGTCCGTTTCGTCTCCAACGTGGACGGCGCCGACCTGCACGAGGCCACCCGCGACCTGGACCCGGCCGAGACGCTCTTCATCGTCGCCTCGAAGACCTTCACCACGATCGAGACGATCACCAACGCCACCTCGGCCCGCGACTGGCTGCTGAACGGACCGGCCGGGCTCGGCGACGAGAAGGCGGTGGCCCGGCACTTCGTCGCCCTGTCGACGAACGCGGACAAGGTCACCGGGTTCGGCATCGACCCGGACAACATGTTCGAGTTCTGGGACTGGGTCGGGGGCCGCTACTCCTTCGACTCGGCGATCGGCCTGTCGCTGATGATCGCCATCGGCCCGGACCGGTTCCGGGAGATGCTGGACGGCTTCCGCACGGTCGACGAGCACTTCCGCACCGCGCCCCCGGAGGCCAACGCCCCGCTGATCCTGGGCCTGCTGGGCATCTGGTACAACAACTTCCACGACGCCCAGTCGCACGCCGTCCTGCCGTACAGCCACTACCTGTCGAAGTTCACGGCCTATCTCCAGCAGCTGGACATGGAGTCCAACGGCAAGTACGTCGACCGCGACGGGCGGGAGGTCGACTGGCAGACCGGCCCGGTGGTCTGGGGCACGCCCGGCACCAACGGCCAGCACGCCTACTACCAGCTCATCCACCAGGGCACCAAGCTCATCCCGGCCGACCTGATCGGCTTCGCCCGGCCCGCCGCCGAACTGAGCGACGACCTCAAGGCGCAGCACGACCTGCTGATGGCCAACCTGTTCGCGCAGGGGCAGGCGCTGGCGTTCGGCAAGACCGCGGACGAGGTCCGCGCGGAGGGCGTCACCGAAGAGCAGGTCGCGCACCGCACCTTCCACGGCAACCACCCGACGACCACGATCCTCGCGCCCGCGCTGACCCCGTCGGTGCTGGGCCAGCTGATCGCGCTGTACGAGCACAAGGTGTTCGTGCAGGGCGCCGTGTGGAACATCGACTCCTTCGACCAGTGGGGCGTCGAGCTGGGCAAGGTCCTCGCCAAGCGCGTCGAACCGGCGCTCACCGAGGGCGCCGACGTCCCCGGCCTCGACCCGTCCACCGCCGCCCTCGTTGCGGCGTACCGCGACCTCAAGGAAGAGAAGTAA
- the tkt gene encoding transketolase, with amino-acid sequence MSTQTTDGLEWTDLDRRAVDTARLLAADAVQRVGNGHPGTAMSLAPAAYTIFQKLMRHDPADPEWTGRDRFVLSPGHTSLTLYTQLYLAGYEVTLDDLKAFRTHGSKTPGHPEYGHTAGVETTTGPLGQGVANAVGMAMAARYERGLFDPDAPAGESPFDHTIWAIVSDGDLQEGVSAEASSLAGHQKLGNLVLLYDDNHISIEGDTATAFSEDVLKRYEAYGWHTQRIEPAEDGDIDVRALYAALTAARAETGRPSLIAMRTIIAWPAPNARNTEAAHGSALGEAEVAATKRLLGFDPEKTFEVADEVLAHTRRALDRGAETHAAWDKRIAAWRDAHPERAAEFDRISKGELPAGWEERLPVFEPGKSVATRAASGKVLQALGEVIPELWGGSADLAGSNNTTIDKTSSFLPKGNPLPEADPYGRTIHFGIREFSMAAEMNGIALHGNTRVYGGTFLVFSDYMRNAVRMSALMQLPVTYVWTHDSIGLGEDGPTHQPVEHLAALRAIPGLNVVRPADANETAIAWREILRRHATDPAPHGLALTRQGVPTYEPHEEAARGGYVLREADGGEPRVILIATGSEVRLAVEARERLQASGVPARVVSMPCVEWFEEQDRAYRDSVLPPSVRARVAVEAGVGLTWYRFTGDAGRIVSLEHFGASADAETLFAGYGFTADHVVAAARESLAAARG; translated from the coding sequence ATGAGCACGCAGACAACCGACGGCCTCGAGTGGACCGACCTGGACCGGCGTGCCGTCGACACCGCGCGCCTGCTGGCGGCCGACGCCGTGCAGCGGGTCGGGAACGGCCACCCGGGCACCGCCATGAGCCTCGCCCCCGCCGCGTACACGATCTTTCAGAAGCTGATGCGGCACGACCCCGCCGACCCCGAGTGGACGGGCCGTGACCGCTTCGTCCTCTCCCCCGGCCACACCTCGCTGACGCTCTACACCCAGCTGTACCTGGCCGGGTACGAGGTGACCCTGGACGACCTGAAGGCCTTCCGCACCCACGGCTCGAAGACACCCGGCCACCCCGAGTACGGGCACACCGCCGGGGTGGAGACCACGACCGGCCCGCTCGGCCAGGGCGTGGCCAACGCCGTGGGCATGGCGATGGCCGCCCGCTACGAGCGCGGCCTGTTCGACCCGGACGCCCCGGCCGGCGAGTCGCCGTTCGACCACACCATCTGGGCGATCGTCTCCGACGGCGACCTGCAGGAGGGCGTGTCCGCCGAGGCGTCCTCGCTCGCCGGGCACCAGAAGCTGGGCAACCTGGTCCTCCTCTACGACGACAACCACATCTCGATCGAGGGCGACACCGCGACCGCGTTCTCCGAGGACGTGCTGAAGCGGTACGAGGCCTACGGCTGGCACACCCAGCGGATCGAGCCCGCCGAGGACGGCGACATCGACGTGCGCGCCCTGTACGCGGCGCTGACGGCCGCGCGGGCCGAGACCGGACGGCCGTCCCTCATCGCGATGCGCACGATCATCGCCTGGCCCGCGCCGAACGCGCGGAACACCGAGGCCGCGCACGGCTCCGCGCTCGGCGAGGCGGAGGTCGCCGCCACCAAGCGGCTCCTCGGCTTCGACCCGGAGAAGACCTTCGAGGTGGCCGACGAGGTGCTGGCCCACACCCGCCGGGCGCTGGACCGCGGCGCCGAGACGCACGCCGCCTGGGACAAGCGGATCGCCGCCTGGCGCGACGCCCACCCCGAGCGCGCCGCCGAGTTCGACCGGATCAGCAAGGGCGAGCTGCCCGCGGGCTGGGAGGAGAGGCTGCCGGTCTTCGAGCCGGGCAAGTCCGTCGCCACCCGTGCCGCCTCCGGGAAGGTGCTCCAGGCGCTGGGCGAGGTCATCCCGGAGCTGTGGGGCGGCTCCGCCGACCTCGCGGGCTCCAACAACACCACCATCGACAAGACCAGCTCCTTCCTCCCGAAGGGCAACCCGCTGCCGGAGGCGGACCCGTACGGCCGCACGATCCACTTCGGCATCCGCGAGTTCTCGATGGCCGCGGAGATGAACGGCATCGCGCTGCACGGCAACACCCGCGTCTACGGCGGCACCTTCCTGGTGTTCTCCGACTACATGCGCAACGCGGTACGGATGTCCGCGCTGATGCAGCTGCCGGTGACGTACGTGTGGACGCACGACTCCATCGGCCTCGGCGAGGACGGCCCGACCCACCAGCCGGTCGAGCACCTGGCCGCGCTGCGCGCCATCCCCGGTCTGAACGTGGTCCGCCCGGCCGACGCCAACGAGACCGCCATCGCCTGGCGCGAGATCCTGCGCCGGCACGCCACCGATCCCGCCCCGCACGGTCTCGCCCTCACCCGTCAGGGCGTACCGACGTACGAGCCCCACGAGGAGGCGGCCCGCGGCGGCTACGTGCTGCGCGAGGCCGACGGCGGCGAACCGCGGGTGATCCTCATCGCCACCGGCTCCGAGGTGCGGCTCGCCGTCGAGGCGCGCGAGCGGCTGCAGGCCTCCGGTGTGCCGGCGCGGGTGGTGTCGATGCCGTGCGTGGAGTGGTTCGAGGAGCAGGACCGGGCCTACCGCGACAGCGTCCTTCCGCCGTCCGTGCGGGCTCGTGTCGCGGTGGAAGCCGGGGTGGGCCTGACGTGGTACCGGTTCACAGGTGACGCAGGACGCATCGTCTCCCTCGAACACTTCGGTGCCTCCGCCGACGCCGAGACCCTGTTCGCCGGCTACGGCTTCACCGCCGACCACGTCGTCGCCGCCGCCCGGGAATCCCTGGCCGCCGCACGCGGTTGA
- the zwf gene encoding glucose-6-phosphate dehydrogenase has protein sequence MSQKPLEAPAAPAAGWTNPLRDVRDRRLPRIAGPSGLVIFGVTGDLSRKKLMPAVYDLANRGLLPPGFSLVGFARRDWENQDFAEVVHDAVREHSRTPFREEVWQQLAEGMRFIPGDFDDDEAFEQLRKSVEELDASRGTSGNYAFYLSVPPKFFPKVVQQLKKHGLADAPEGSWRRAVIEKPFGHDLKSACELNAIVHDVFEPDQVFRIDHYLGKETVQNILALRFANQMFEPIWNRSYVDHVQITMAEDIGIGGRAGYYDGIGSARDVIQNHLLQLMALTAMEEPAAFDAESLLTEKLKVLKAVRLPEDLGRHTVRGQYAPAWQGGAKVRGYLEEDGIDPDSTTDTYAAVKLGVDNRRWAGVPFYLRTGKRLGRRVTEIAVVFQRAPHSPFDATATEELGQNAIVIRVQPDEGVTVRFGSKVPGTSMEIRDVTMDFAYGESFTESSPEAYERLILDVLLGDANLFPRHQEVEESWRILDPIEEYWATHGRPAQYASGSWGPKEADEMLARDGRSWRRP, from the coding sequence ATGAGCCAGAAGCCGCTCGAAGCGCCGGCCGCACCGGCGGCCGGCTGGACCAACCCGCTGCGCGATGTGCGCGACCGCCGGCTGCCGCGGATCGCGGGCCCGTCCGGGCTCGTCATCTTCGGTGTCACCGGCGACCTGTCCCGCAAGAAACTGATGCCGGCCGTCTACGACCTGGCCAACCGCGGCCTGCTGCCGCCGGGCTTCTCCCTCGTCGGGTTCGCCCGCCGGGACTGGGAGAACCAGGACTTCGCCGAGGTGGTGCACGACGCGGTGCGCGAGCACTCCCGCACCCCGTTCCGCGAGGAGGTCTGGCAGCAGCTCGCCGAGGGCATGCGGTTCATCCCCGGCGACTTCGACGACGACGAGGCGTTCGAGCAGCTGCGCAAGTCGGTGGAGGAGCTGGACGCCTCCCGCGGCACCAGCGGCAACTACGCCTTCTATCTCTCCGTACCGCCGAAGTTCTTCCCGAAGGTCGTGCAGCAGCTGAAGAAGCACGGTCTGGCGGACGCCCCGGAGGGCTCGTGGCGGCGCGCGGTCATCGAGAAGCCGTTCGGTCACGACCTGAAGAGCGCCTGCGAGCTGAACGCGATCGTGCACGACGTGTTCGAGCCGGACCAGGTCTTCCGGATCGACCACTACCTGGGCAAGGAGACCGTCCAGAACATCCTGGCGCTGCGCTTCGCCAACCAGATGTTCGAGCCGATCTGGAACCGGTCGTACGTCGACCACGTGCAGATCACGATGGCCGAGGACATCGGCATCGGCGGCCGGGCCGGCTACTACGACGGCATCGGCTCGGCGCGTGACGTCATCCAGAACCACCTGCTGCAGCTGATGGCGCTCACCGCCATGGAGGAGCCGGCCGCGTTCGACGCCGAGTCGCTGCTCACCGAGAAGCTGAAGGTGCTGAAGGCCGTCCGCCTCCCGGAGGACCTGGGCCGGCACACCGTGCGCGGGCAGTACGCGCCGGCGTGGCAGGGCGGCGCGAAGGTGCGGGGCTATCTGGAGGAGGACGGCATCGACCCGGACTCCACCACCGACACCTACGCGGCGGTCAAGCTCGGCGTCGACAACCGCCGCTGGGCGGGCGTCCCGTTCTACCTGCGCACCGGCAAGCGGCTCGGCCGGCGGGTGACGGAGATCGCGGTCGTCTTCCAGCGGGCCCCGCACTCCCCCTTCGACGCGACGGCCACCGAGGAGCTGGGCCAGAACGCCATCGTCATCCGCGTCCAGCCCGACGAGGGCGTCACGGTCCGGTTCGGCTCCAAGGTGCCGGGCACCTCGATGGAGATCCGGGACGTGACGATGGACTTCGCCTACGGCGAGTCCTTCACCGAGTCCAGCCCGGAGGCCTACGAGCGGCTGATCCTGGACGTGCTGCTCGGCGACGCCAACCTGTTCCCCCGTCACCAGGAAGTGGAAGAGTCCTGGAGGATCCTCGACCCGATCGAGGAGTACTGGGCCACGCACGGCAGGCCCGCCCAGTACGCGTCGGGCAGCTGGGGACCGAAGGAAGCCGACGAGATGCTCGCACGAGACGGACGGAGCTGGCGCAGGCCATGA
- the opcA gene encoding glucose-6-phosphate dehydrogenase assembly protein OpcA has protein sequence MKIDLTDTTASKINKALVQGRRAIGTPAVGMVLTMVIVTDEENAYDSIKAAEQASHEHPSRTLVVIKRHARTPRERTRSRLDAEVRVGSEAGTGETVVLRTYGEVSDHADSVVLPLLLPDAPVVVWWPVDAPEVPAKDPLGALAQRRITDMYAVERPLKALEARARSYAPGDTDLAWTRLTPWRSMLAAALDQARLPVTSAAVESEADNPSAELLARWLEARLHVTVERVETAGPVVTGVRLGTEKGEIVIDRPEGPLATLTLPGQPPRTLALKVRPTSELIAEELRRLDADEMYAVALRGEDTEENA, from the coding sequence ATGAAGATCGACCTGACCGACACCACGGCAAGCAAGATCAACAAGGCGCTCGTGCAGGGCCGCCGCGCCATCGGCACCCCGGCCGTCGGCATGGTCCTCACGATGGTGATCGTCACGGACGAGGAGAACGCCTACGACTCCATCAAGGCGGCCGAGCAGGCCTCCCACGAGCATCCCTCGCGCACCCTGGTCGTGATCAAGCGGCACGCCCGCACCCCGCGCGAGCGCACCCGGTCCCGGCTGGACGCCGAGGTCCGGGTCGGCTCGGAGGCCGGCACCGGAGAGACCGTCGTGCTGCGCACCTACGGCGAGGTGTCCGACCACGCCGACTCGGTGGTGCTGCCGCTGCTGCTGCCCGACGCGCCGGTGGTCGTGTGGTGGCCGGTGGACGCGCCGGAGGTGCCCGCCAAGGACCCGCTGGGCGCGCTGGCCCAGCGCAGGATCACCGACATGTACGCCGTCGAGCGGCCCCTGAAGGCCCTGGAGGCCCGTGCCCGCTCGTACGCGCCCGGCGACACCGACCTCGCCTGGACCCGGCTCACCCCGTGGCGGTCGATGCTGGCCGCCGCCCTCGACCAGGCCCGGCTGCCCGTCACCTCGGCGGCCGTGGAGAGCGAGGCCGACAACCCCAGCGCCGAGCTGCTGGCCCGCTGGCTGGAGGCCCGGCTGCACGTGACGGTCGAGCGGGTGGAGACCGCCGGTCCGGTCGTCACCGGGGTCCGGCTCGGCACCGAGAAGGGCGAGATCGTCATCGACCGGCCCGAGGGCCCGCTCGCCACCCTGACCCTGCCGGGCCAGCCGCCGCGCACCCTCGCCCTGAAGGTGCGCCCCACTTCCGAACTCATCGCCGAGGAGCTGCGGCGCCTCGACGCGGACGAGATGTACGCCGTCGCCCTGCGCGGCGAGGACACCGAGGAGAACGCCTGA